One region of Camelina sativa cultivar DH55 chromosome 6, Cs, whole genome shotgun sequence genomic DNA includes:
- the LOC104698781 gene encoding probable cyclin-dependent serine/threonine-protein kinase DDB_G0292550, which translates to MGSNGDFTTKTVQEGRALIDNLAASSRTTCTDFDRTIRSSNSYFKEIAELKNMMNQLLRNQQRGVNACETINNGNMEPFQEDSFDQEEEVNYVGAQGYYQNRGYKNNFNNNFRNTSNLSYRNPNVENPQDQNYPQQANRFQRNNFGGNNNNHFQPRPQFNNNKPPFQSGPAQAPTTQAEANTNTKMQELLVAFQKXSQPSGTVSPIQDIDRLEREIRKLRRQQLMAKERNQNQGFLNLDQPLIPPALNKQGEPILAQDGNPNLVAADPQLDPEVGQDHQQAPRDANPIGVGDKLDVPLHQPALVVKTPLPQVGGKQPAYVHPVRRAAPNRTIADYDAPNQFVQDRAAIRITHPPRRD; encoded by the exons ATGGGCAGCAATGGAGATTTCACTACAAAGACCGTTCAAGAAGGACGAGCTCTCATCGACAACCTTGCTGCAAGTAGTAGAACCACTTGCACCGATTTTGATAGAACAATCCGTTCTAGCAATTCCTACTTTAAGGAGATTGCTGAACTCAAGAACATGATGAACCAACTTCTTAGGAACCAACAACGTGGAGTAAACGCTTGTGAGACTATTAACAATGGAAACATGGAGCCTtttcaagaagattcttttgaccaagaagaagaagtcaactatgtTGGTGCTCAAGGATACTACCAAAACCGAGGGTACAAGAACAACTTCAACAACAACTTTAGAAACACTTCTAACCTTTCTTATAGGAACCCAAATGTGGAGAATCCCCAAGATCAGAATTATCCTCAGCAAGCTAACCGCTTTCAAAGGAACAACTTtggtggaaacaacaacaaccactttCAGCCTCGACcccaattcaacaacaacaagccgcCTTTCCAATCCGGACCAGCCCAGGCGCCTACCACTCAAGCTGAAGCTAATACCAACACAAAGATGCAAGAACTCCTTGTTGCTTTTCAAAAGCN GAGTCAACCCTCCGGAACCGTATCTCCAATTCAAGACATTGATCGACTAGAACGTGAAATCAGAAAACTTCGAAGACAACAACTCATGGCCAAAGAAAGGAACCAGAACCAAGGTTTCCTTAACCTCGACCAACCGCTGATACCTCCTGCCCTCAACAAGCAAGGAGAACCGATTCTTGCACAAGATGGCAATCCCAACCTTGTAGCCGCTGATCCGCAACTCGACCCTGAAGTTGGCCAAGACCATCAACAAGCTCCTCGTGATGCTAATCCTATAGGCGTGGGAGACAAGCTCGATGTTCCTCTTCACCAGCCTGCTCTCGTCGTTAAAACACCACTTCCTCAAGTTGGCGGAAAACAACCTGCTTATGTGCACCCTGTAAGACGTGCCGCACCCAACCGTACCATAGCCGATTATGATGCTCCTAACCAATTCGTTCAAGACCGTGCTGCTATCCGTATCACTCATCCTCCAAGACGTGACTAA
- the LOC104698782 gene encoding GATA zinc finger domain-containing protein 15-like gives MGSNGDFTTKTVQEGRALIDNLAASSRTTCTDFDRTIRSSNSYFKEIAELKNMMNQLLRNQQRGVNACETINNGNMEPFQEDSFDQEEEVNYVGAQGYYQNRGYKNNFNNNFRNTSNLSYRNPNVENPQDQNYPQQANRFQRNNFGGNNNNHFQPRPQFNNNKPPFQSGPAQAPTTQAEANTNTKMQELLVAFQKQSREINSRMDNIYTKLNGKFESISIHVKKL, from the coding sequence ATGGGCAGCAATGGAGATTTCACTACAAAGACCGTTCAAGAAGGACGAGCTCTCATCGACAACCTTGCTGCAAGTAGTAGAACCACTTGCACCGATTTTGATAGAACAATCCGTTCTAGCAATTCCTACTTTAAGGAGATTGCTGAACTCAAGAACATGATGAACCAACTTCTTAGGAACCAACAACGTGGAGTAAACGCTTGTGAGACTATTAACAATGGAAACATGGAGCCTtttcaagaagattcttttgaccaagaagaagaagtcaactatgtTGGTGCTCAAGGATACTACCAAAACCGAGGGTACAAGAACAACTTCAACAACAACTTTAGAAACACTTCTAACCTTTCTTATAGGAACCCAAATGTGGAGAATCCCCAAGATCAGAATTATCCTCAGCAAGCTAACCGCTTTCAAAGGAACAACTTtggtggaaacaacaacaaccactttCAGCCTCGACcccaattcaacaacaacaagccgcCTTTCCAATCCGGACCAGCCCAGGCGCCTACCACTCAAGCTGAAGCTAATACCAACACAAAGATGCAAGAACTCCTTGTTGCTTTTCAAAAGCAATCAAGAGAGATCAACTCAAGGATGGACAACATCTATACCAAACTGAATGGGAAGTTTGAAAGCATTTCTATCCATGTCAAGAAGCTTTAA